The DNA segment GCATCGAAACTCATAAGGGGGCGACGTCAAGCCAGTGATTCGGCCAGATAGTGTACAAAACGTGCACGCCCCTCTCGTAAAACTGCGATCTCTGACTCGTGTGTGTTGGCCCTTCCCTCGCTCAGGCAGGCAGCAGCTTCAGCCCTCCGATCCCGACAAAAATCAGCGCGATCAGCGCCAGCCGCATCGGTGCCGCGCTCTCCCCAAGGAACAGGATCCCGATCACGGTGACGCCGATCGCCCCGATCCCGGTCCATACCGCGTACGCCGTCCCGACTGGCAGGTGCCGCAAGGCCGCACTGAGCAGGAAGATGCTGGCCAATGCGGCCCCGATCCCCAGCACCGTCGGCCCCGGCCGCGTCCAGCCATCCGTGTATTTCAGCGCAAGCGCCATCACGATCTCGATCAGCCCCGCCAGCACCAGCAGCATCCACGCCATTGCTTCTTCCTTTTCTGGTTTGCGCCCCGACCACCATTGCCGGGCTTGCCAGGCCAATGTAGGCTGTGCGAATCAGCACGGAAACTGGCAATTTTTGCAAAGGGGCTATGCAAACATGCAGGACGCAGACTGGGATGACCTGAAGCACTTCCTTGCCGTCAGCCAGTCCGGCTCACTGGCGGGCGCCGCGCGGACGCTGCACGTCAACCACTCCACCGTGCTGCGCCGGCTCGCCCGGCTGGAAGAGGTGCTGGGTACCCTGCTCTTCGAGCGCCATCCGACAGGCTACGCCCTTACGGCAGCGGGCGAAGCGCTGTCACAGCGGCTTGCCGGCGTGGGCGAACAGATCAATACCGCGCAACGGCAGTTGTCTGGCCTGGACAGCCAGCTGAGCGGACCGCTGCGGGTCACCACCACCGACACGCTGCTGACCGGACTGCTGATGCCGCTGTTCGCCGAATTTCGCGCGATGCATCCGCGGATCCAGTTGCAGATTGTGGTCAACAACAGTTTCCTGAGCCTGAGCCGGCGCGAGGCGGATGTGGCGATACGGCCGGCCAGTGCGCCGCCGGAATACCTGGTGGGGCGACAGGTCGGGATGCTGGAAACGGCGCCGTACGCATCGCATGATTACCTGGCGCGGACCGGCAAGAACCCGGCCCGTGGAACCACAGCGCCGGTCTGGGCCGACCACGACTGGGTGGTCCCGGA comes from the Cupriavidus sp. P-10 genome and includes:
- a CDS encoding DMT family transporter, whose product is MAWMLLVLAGLIEIVMALALKYTDGWTRPGPTVLGIGAALASIFLLSAALRHLPVGTAYAVWTGIGAIGVTVIGILFLGESAAPMRLALIALIFVGIGGLKLLPA
- a CDS encoding LysR family transcriptional regulator, yielding MQDADWDDLKHFLAVSQSGSLAGAARTLHVNHSTVLRRLARLEEVLGTLLFERHPTGYALTAAGEALSQRLAGVGEQINTAQRQLSGLDSQLSGPLRVTTTDTLLTGLLMPLFAEFRAMHPRIQLQIVVNNSFLSLSRREADVAIRPASAPPEYLVGRQVGMLETAPYASHDYLARTGKNPARGTTAPVWADHDWVVPDDALAHLAQARWVAEHVPPAQRLVSVDSLVAMVDAVRHGMGVGMLLCLLAEHDARLVRLAPPDPALGTPLWILTHPDLRHSARVRAFNDFLYAQLGASPWLKPAPAL